The Nocardia sp. NBC_00508 nucleotide sequence CGGTCCGGGCCTCTACCGACATTTCAAGAGCAAGGAAGACATCCTGTACTCGGCCCTCGCGCGTGTGAACGAGCAGTTGACCATGAGCATGAACAGATCACTGCTGCATGCCCGTAGTCCAGCCGATGCCCTCGAACGCCTTGTCGACAGCTACCTGGATCTCACCATCAGCGACACCGACCTGTCCGCGGTCTACTGGACGGAAAAGCACGCCTTGTCCGACGAAAAGCGCGGACTCATCGATCGCGGCGCACGGAACTACGTCGACGACTGGATCACGGTTGTCACCCAAGTACGCACGGACCGGTCGGATGCCGAGGCGCGCACCATGACTTATGGAGCGCTCGGCCTGATGAACGGCTACTGGCAGGGCCGGGTCACGCTCGAACCGGACCGCGCGCGAATCATCCTGCGAGCGATGGTCATGAGCGCCTTGTTCAAGGCCTGAGGCACGTTTCAAGCCGATGAGTAGGAAAAGGCCACGATGTATCTCACACAGCCACTTCATCGCGCGATACAGCAATACCCGGACCGGATCGCAACCATCGATGGCCACCGCCACCGGACCTTCCGCGAACATGTCGACCGGATAGCCCGCCTCGCCGGTGGTTTGAGATCGATCGGCGTACGCTCCGGTGACCGGGTGGCGATGTACAGCGAGAACTCGGACTGCTTCCTCGAATACCTGATGGCCGTCCCTTGGGCCGACGCCGTGCTCGTTCCGGTCAATATACGGTGGAGCGCCCAGGAGATCGTCGACAGCCTGATCGACGCCGAGGTGGAAGTTCTCCTCGTCGATGACCGATACGCAGAGGCTGTTGCCGATCTGCAGGAGCTCTGCCCCCCGTTACGGCATGTCATTCACACCGGGCGCCCCGCCATCGGCGTCGCGAACTGGATCGACTACGAAGAATTGATCGCCGATGCGACTCCGGTGCCGGACGCGCGACGCGGTGGAGATTCGCTCGCGGCCCTGTTCTACACCGGTGGAACCACCGGAAAGTCCAAGGGCGTGATGCTCAGTCATGCGAATCTGATGACCTCGGCGATGGGCAGCGCGGTCGCGGGGTTCTGGGCGACACCCGGTGGGCGTTTCCTGCATTCGGCGCCTATGTTCCATCTCGCGGATCTCTCGATGTGGGCGGCACATTCTCTGGGCGGCAGCACCCACGTCATCGTGCCGAGCTTCGAGCCGCGCCGGGTATTGCGAGCGGTCGAGGAGCACCGCATCACCGACCTGTTCCTCGTGCCGACCATGATCCAAATGCTCATAGAGCATCCGGGATTCGGCGAATACGACCTGTCCAGTCTCCGGCGGTTCTGCTACGGCGCCTCGCCGATCCCGCCGCACGTCCTGGACCGGACTTTGAGCCTCCTGCCCGATGTCGAACTCGCCCAGGCCTACGGCATGACCGAACTCTCACCCGTGGCCACCTTGCTCGGGCCCGAGGACCACCGCAGCGACACCGCGCGACGGTACTCCGCCGGCCGCGCCGCCCCGCACAGCGAGATCCGCGTCGTCGATGACGCCGGTGACGATGTCGCACCGGGCGAGATCGGGGAGATCGTCAGCCGCGGTGGTCATGTCATGCTCGGATACTGGAATCGACCCGACGCGACGGCCGCAGCGCTCCGCGACGGGTGGATGCGTACCGGTGACGCCGGCTACCTCGACGAGGACGGCTATCTCTTCGTCATCGATCGGATCAAGGACATGATCGTCTCAGGCGGAGAGAACGTCTACTCCGCCGAGGTCGAGAAGGCCCTGCACCAGCACCCGGCAGTGTCCGCCTGCGCCGTTATCGGCTTGCCGGACCCCACCTATGGCGAACGTGTGCACGCCGTCGTCACGCTCCGAGCCGGTCGAACAGTGACGAGAGAGGAGCTGCGCGCGCATGTGAAAACCCTTATCGCTGGGTACAAAGCACCACGCACCGTCGAGTTCATCGATGCGCTTCCGCTCACCGGCGCCGGGAAGATTCTCAAGCGCGAACTTCGACGGCGCCACCTCGACCAGGAGACGCGGCC carries:
- a CDS encoding acyl-CoA synthetase, with product MYLTQPLHRAIQQYPDRIATIDGHRHRTFREHVDRIARLAGGLRSIGVRSGDRVAMYSENSDCFLEYLMAVPWADAVLVPVNIRWSAQEIVDSLIDAEVEVLLVDDRYAEAVADLQELCPPLRHVIHTGRPAIGVANWIDYEELIADATPVPDARRGGDSLAALFYTGGTTGKSKGVMLSHANLMTSAMGSAVAGFWATPGGRFLHSAPMFHLADLSMWAAHSLGGSTHVIVPSFEPRRVLRAVEEHRITDLFLVPTMIQMLIEHPGFGEYDLSSLRRFCYGASPIPPHVLDRTLSLLPDVELAQAYGMTELSPVATLLGPEDHRSDTARRYSAGRAAPHSEIRVVDDAGDDVAPGEIGEIVSRGGHVMLGYWNRPDATAAALRDGWMRTGDAGYLDEDGYLFVIDRIKDMIVSGGENVYSAEVEKALHQHPAVSACAVIGLPDPTYGERVHAVVTLRAGRTVTREELRAHVKTLIAGYKAPRTVEFIDALPLTGAGKILKRELRRRHLDQETRPS